From Pseudanabaena sp. PCC 6802, one genomic window encodes:
- a CDS encoding alpha/beta fold hydrolase — translation MSTLPNVLCLSTSKALQGFDCPLLRYLAQHTLIEQWEFSQSQDEPSSLDVALVLLHDYLKPKAQPIHLIGHGINGLLGILYARQHPERVRSLTLLSVGVYPAMNWQAQYYFNRSFLGCSRQILLAQMGTSLFGRKDRYWLAGIVDILAKDLDFGLSPHSLISQMHLSPGSVPIPLLVCGSKNDAIVDVNALSGWQTYFKESDRLWMCPSGRYFFHYFHPQAVGEQILSFWESIPYPSPTLAPVEFLSLA, via the coding sequence ATGTCCACCTTACCCAATGTTCTATGCTTAAGTACCAGTAAGGCTTTGCAAGGTTTCGATTGCCCTCTATTACGCTACCTAGCTCAGCATACCCTTATCGAGCAATGGGAATTTTCTCAAAGTCAAGATGAACCCAGTTCGTTAGATGTGGCTTTGGTACTGCTCCACGACTATCTCAAGCCCAAGGCTCAGCCGATTCACCTGATCGGGCACGGTATTAACGGTCTTTTAGGTATTTTATACGCGCGCCAGCATCCCGAACGGGTGCGATCGCTAACGCTTTTATCCGTAGGGGTATATCCTGCGATGAATTGGCAGGCACAATATTATTTCAATCGTAGTTTTCTGGGATGTAGCCGTCAAATCCTGCTGGCGCAGATGGGAACCAGCTTATTCGGTCGCAAAGATAGGTACTGGTTAGCGGGTATAGTTGATATTTTGGCAAAAGATCTGGACTTCGGGCTGTCACCCCACTCATTAATCTCGCAAATGCACTTATCCCCTGGCTCCGTGCCCATACCGCTATTGGTATGCGGCAGTAAAAATGATGCAATTGTGGATGTTAATGCTTTGTCGGGATGGCAAACTTATTTTAAAGAGAGCGATCGCCTGTGGATGTGTCCCTCTGGCCGTTACTTTTTCCATTACTTCCATCCTCAAGCGGTTGGGGAGCAGATCCTCTCATTTTGGGAATCCATCCCCTATCCCTCGCCTACGTTGGCTCCAGTGGAATTTTTGAGCTTAGCATGA
- a CDS encoding HAMP domain-containing histidine kinase gives MLALDRATQPFPTMSNASEQRRESLVRRVLVGLGTSVSLLATASLLLLLYVHQGTPEEFQQIATWVSIAYLSMGLGAGIFVGLLIVRSIQPSLTELSRVAESITAGNLSVRSTIERYDELGEFSKVFNRMAAQLEANTTKLEARDIQFGLQSLDQVLVNTTNQNKLIQTSLEKVCQLTNAQLGSIYLWEGEVLKLVAEWGCKTNQLMSEVALGDGLIGQAAQLGEPVIWEVDRLTGQTLVYRTPAGDLLPQSLSAWPLMLKRNLVGVLFLGSLTPLSAQSRNLLRSIDRRLATAIANAQSVQTIARQREELTTLFEQLADGILLSDPAGRILKINSAGRAMLGVSVPEASEGAKSSPLVAKSMAEILEQFDVRNANDEPISLSDLVIFRAMSSAEVVEDRIVMRHADGKEVILSTKAAPLVGMSEELIGSVMILRDVTEERYREKVVRETNRLMIDQQRRMSILQRLTNLINQQIQDLDILLESVVEATCDAIAWAEICVLALHNAKSNELVFSATKGLPAEFPHTSISSLEKTNLLTQVFHEGIPGEIKAGEVCLVADLSIQSALCVPIESSRSGRLGVLAIAHPQLVEAGSREDISLLASFGVQAAIAIGNAQLINQIETQNAQLIEATQLKSQFLANMSHELRTPMNAIIGFSQVLLRQRRDPLTEGQSDMIERILRNGKNLLDLINDILDLSKIEAGRMEAHPEYFYIDELIHHTCDSLQTLASNKGLHFFFNNCVGKCKIYQDPIKVRQIITNLVSNAIKFTDRGEVKVELQYSDVSVLDWVATENLELESQDRDRDLDKQAPIIFSVYDTGIGIDIEYQHTIFEQFRQVDQSSTRRHGGTGLGLSITEQLVKMMGGTIRLKSTIGKGSVFTVELPSRFGQQVVEYSDIDRAKLGS, from the coding sequence ATGCTAGCTCTCGATCGAGCGACCCAACCCTTCCCAACCATGAGTAACGCAAGCGAACAACGTCGAGAAAGCCTTGTGCGGCGAGTGTTAGTAGGATTAGGCACGAGTGTATCGTTGTTGGCAACTGCTAGCCTCTTGCTCCTGCTATACGTCCATCAAGGTACCCCTGAGGAATTTCAGCAGATTGCGACTTGGGTATCGATCGCCTATTTAAGTATGGGTCTAGGTGCTGGCATATTTGTTGGCTTATTAATCGTGCGCAGTATCCAGCCCTCTCTAACAGAGCTATCGCGGGTTGCCGAATCGATTACGGCTGGCAATTTATCCGTGCGATCGACGATCGAACGCTATGACGAGTTGGGCGAGTTTTCTAAAGTATTCAACCGCATGGCGGCTCAACTGGAGGCAAATACTACAAAGCTAGAAGCCCGCGATATTCAATTTGGCCTGCAATCTCTCGACCAGGTTTTAGTGAATACCACCAATCAAAATAAGCTAATACAAACCAGTTTAGAGAAAGTTTGCCAGCTTACTAATGCCCAACTTGGCAGCATTTATTTGTGGGAAGGAGAAGTACTGAAACTAGTTGCGGAGTGGGGCTGTAAAACTAATCAACTCATGTCTGAGGTTGCCCTTGGCGATGGTCTGATCGGACAGGCAGCCCAGTTAGGCGAGCCGGTAATTTGGGAGGTAGATCGATTAACCGGGCAAACGTTGGTCTATCGAACCCCAGCAGGAGATCTGCTTCCTCAAAGTTTATCAGCCTGGCCGTTAATGCTGAAACGGAACTTGGTAGGCGTTCTGTTTTTAGGCAGCCTCACACCCCTATCGGCACAAAGTCGCAATCTACTGCGATCGATCGATCGCCGTCTGGCAACGGCGATCGCTAACGCTCAGAGCGTTCAAACGATCGCCCGCCAGCGCGAAGAACTGACTACGCTATTCGAGCAGTTAGCGGATGGCATTTTGCTCAGCGATCCGGCTGGACGGATTCTGAAAATCAACTCGGCAGGGCGAGCCATGCTAGGCGTATCGGTACCTGAAGCTAGCGAAGGGGCAAAGTCCTCTCCGCTCGTCGCCAAATCAATGGCAGAGATTCTGGAGCAGTTTGATGTCCGCAATGCCAACGACGAACCAATTAGTTTATCTGACCTCGTCATATTTCGCGCTATGTCCAGTGCTGAAGTAGTCGAAGATCGGATTGTGATGCGACATGCTGATGGTAAAGAGGTAATTCTCAGTACCAAGGCCGCTCCCTTAGTGGGCATGTCAGAGGAGTTGATCGGCAGCGTGATGATTTTGCGAGATGTGACCGAGGAGCGCTATCGCGAAAAGGTAGTGAGAGAAACTAACCGCCTGATGATCGACCAGCAAAGACGCATGAGTATTTTGCAGCGACTCACTAATTTAATCAATCAGCAGATTCAGGATCTTGATATCTTATTAGAGTCAGTTGTAGAGGCTACCTGCGATGCGATCGCGTGGGCGGAAATTTGCGTTCTCGCCCTCCACAATGCTAAGAGTAACGAGCTGGTATTCTCAGCCACCAAAGGCTTGCCAGCGGAATTCCCACATACATCTATCTCCAGCTTAGAAAAAACTAATCTTCTCACTCAAGTTTTTCATGAAGGCATTCCTGGTGAAATTAAAGCGGGTGAAGTCTGTCTAGTGGCCGATTTATCGATCCAAAGCGCTCTTTGCGTGCCAATTGAGTCCAGTCGCTCCGGTCGATTGGGCGTACTGGCGATCGCTCATCCTCAATTGGTAGAAGCTGGTTCCCGCGAGGATATCAGCCTGTTGGCATCATTTGGCGTGCAAGCGGCGATCGCGATCGGGAATGCCCAGTTAATTAATCAAATCGAGACTCAGAATGCCCAACTGATTGAAGCAACGCAGCTTAAAAGTCAGTTCCTGGCTAATATGAGTCACGAACTGCGCACGCCCATGAATGCAATTATCGGCTTTTCGCAGGTGCTTCTGCGCCAACGACGCGATCCTCTCACTGAAGGGCAATCCGATATGATCGAGCGCATTCTGCGCAATGGCAAAAATCTCTTAGACCTAATTAACGATATCCTCGATCTATCCAAGATCGAAGCTGGTCGGATGGAAGCTCATCCCGAATACTTTTATATCGACGAGCTGATCCATCATACCTGTGATAGCCTCCAGACCTTAGCTAGTAATAAGGGGTTGCATTTCTTCTTTAACAACTGTGTTGGTAAGTGCAAAATCTACCAGGACCCGATCAAAGTAAGACAAATTATTACAAATTTAGTCTCTAATGCTATTAAGTTTACCGATCGCGGTGAGGTGAAGGTAGAACTGCAATATAGCGATGTTTCAGTATTAGATTGGGTAGCAACTGAAAACTTGGAATTAGAATCTCAAGACCGCGATCGCGATTTAGATAAGCAAGCTCCGATTATTTTCTCAGTTTACGATACCGGCATTGGCATTGATATCGAGTACCAGCATACGATCTTCGAGCAATTTCGCCAGGTCGATCAATCATCGACTCGCAGGCATGGTGGCACTGGTTTGGGATTATCGATTACAGAACAACTAGTCAAGATGATGGGCGGTACGATCCGCTTGAAAAGTACTATTGGCAAAGGATCGGTATTTACTGTCGAATTACCCAGCCGCTTCGGCCAGCAAGTTGTGGAGTACTCGGATATCGATCGCGCCAAACTAGGAAGCTAG
- a CDS encoding SH3 domain-containing protein, with amino-acid sequence MTTTRARPKTRQDSLRVWHIAQSAMGVLFYLGIVVAAVYGTWHYIIVPYRTLPTRPKYAEDFKKPAKKPQVVFTAPKEQIAQAQNVQYKRSSKLSAKKPTKTVLETKYKGTVNSGIGLVLRSEPNQASSKIGGADYNAAVSVLKESPDREWVYIRQEDTHEEGWVRSGNLNRN; translated from the coding sequence GTGACTACAACTAGAGCTAGACCTAAAACTAGACAAGATTCCTTGAGGGTGTGGCATATAGCCCAGTCTGCAATGGGCGTGCTTTTCTATCTAGGAATTGTTGTGGCGGCAGTGTATGGCACCTGGCACTACATTATTGTGCCGTATCGCACCTTACCAACGAGGCCAAAATATGCGGAGGACTTTAAAAAACCAGCCAAAAAACCGCAAGTAGTTTTCACTGCGCCTAAAGAGCAAATCGCCCAGGCTCAGAACGTTCAATACAAGCGCAGTTCTAAATTATCAGCTAAAAAACCTACTAAGACGGTGCTGGAAACAAAATATAAGGGAACCGTTAATTCAGGGATCGGTCTGGTACTGAGGTCGGAACCGAATCAGGCTAGTAGTAAGATTGGCGGCGCTGACTACAATGCGGCTGTCTCTGTTTTAAAGGAAAGCCCCGATCGCGAGTGGGTTTACATTCGCCAGGAAGATACCCACGAGGAAGGCTGGGTCAGGAGTGGTAACCTCAATCGCAATTAG
- a CDS encoding RNA polymerase sigma factor, with the protein MQLPPLVEINHPTIQALFMKSDRDLVTLFQRYPESGQYFATIFCRYGQVLYTLISASTRSPAQADYLFAHTWDCIYNEMRSLDLAANPRLSLQSWLVNIAAIMINRTNLPPTEDIQYSLADTPPVFWCYLSQAIKLLPGNLRLVLLLSQTFHWSNTRIAAYLQAEGEPVSANDVQNLLAKAFQTLESLLPEDVRDIYLVRSSLA; encoded by the coding sequence GTGCAGCTTCCACCACTTGTTGAAATTAACCACCCAACCATCCAGGCGCTGTTCATGAAAAGCGATCGCGACTTGGTAACCCTATTTCAGCGTTACCCAGAGTCCGGTCAGTACTTTGCTACGATTTTCTGTCGCTACGGGCAGGTGCTGTACACCCTGATCAGTGCATCAACGCGATCGCCCGCGCAGGCAGACTATTTATTTGCCCATACTTGGGATTGCATTTACAACGAAATGCGATCGCTAGACCTGGCAGCAAATCCAAGGCTTTCCTTGCAAAGCTGGCTGGTTAATATTGCGGCAATCATGATCAACCGAACCAACCTACCTCCAACTGAGGACATCCAATACTCTTTGGCAGATACGCCACCCGTGTTCTGGTGCTATCTCAGTCAAGCCATCAAACTACTACCTGGCAACCTGCGTCTAGTCCTGCTACTATCTCAAACGTTCCACTGGAGCAATACCCGCATTGCCGCCTATTTGCAAGCTGAAGGCGAACCTGTATCTGCCAACGACGTGCAAAACCTGCTCGCAAAAGCCTTTCAAACCCTAGAATCCCTCCTACCAGAAGACGTTCGAGATATTTATCTCGTTCGGTCGTCACTAGCTTAA
- a CDS encoding tyrosinase family protein has protein sequence MPTNEIKVRRSVRGLQAEYDKGNKQPLEDLVRAWRGIQNLPATDKRSFFAIGGYHGEPFQYRRQVDNLSDTDRYTYWGGYCNHGNVLFPTWHRVYVRKLEEALQSIVPSVTMPYWDETSDESRQHGIPSILTQEQFPLDGELIDNPLRSFILPEALSDYLPGDDRIYEKPKGYETVRYPLSGLVGTEAARAATDAHNAQYPHPSENIKLLNQNIVDWLEGPKPEEPKPRSQNGVYWEFQNCLHAPNYTVFSNTTSAGQWNLDRSGTAITPLESPHNDIHLAVGGFDVPGQGEAGKFAGANGDMGENNTAAMDPIFFFHHCNVDRMFWLWQKQNGFTDSFEIISGYAGTSSSDSQGPTPGIAPGTPLDLDTPLNPFLKDEFGTIFTSRDCINIEKQLGYTYAPGSLEVAPELKAVESGFSTKKLTVRGIDRALFQGSFVLRAYATVQNEKGESTEYYLGHHSVLSRRNVIRCANCLTHLEVIAHFPLGNMPAEAVERAKFRLEIQHRGAELPAKLNYTLEVND, from the coding sequence ATGCCTACAAATGAGATAAAAGTACGTCGATCTGTGCGCGGCCTGCAAGCAGAATACGACAAGGGCAATAAGCAGCCCCTAGAAGACCTGGTACGAGCCTGGCGAGGCATCCAAAATCTTCCCGCCACTGATAAGCGATCGTTTTTTGCGATCGGTGGCTATCACGGCGAACCCTTCCAATACCGCCGACAAGTCGATAACCTTTCAGACACCGATCGCTATACCTATTGGGGCGGATATTGCAACCACGGTAATGTCCTGTTCCCCACCTGGCACCGAGTCTACGTCCGCAAATTAGAAGAAGCACTGCAAAGCATCGTTCCCAGCGTCACCATGCCCTACTGGGATGAAACGTCTGATGAGTCGCGCCAACATGGAATTCCCTCCATCCTGACGCAAGAGCAATTTCCGCTTGATGGCGAATTGATCGATAATCCGTTGCGATCTTTTATCTTGCCCGAGGCTTTATCCGACTATTTGCCAGGTGATGACAGGATTTATGAAAAGCCTAAAGGCTATGAGACAGTGCGATACCCATTGTCTGGATTAGTTGGCACAGAAGCAGCTCGGGCTGCCACCGACGCTCACAATGCCCAGTATCCCCATCCCAGTGAAAATATTAAACTCCTGAATCAGAATATAGTCGATTGGCTGGAAGGGCCGAAACCAGAGGAACCAAAGCCGCGCTCCCAAAATGGTGTCTACTGGGAATTCCAAAATTGCCTGCACGCACCAAACTATACCGTTTTTTCAAATACCACTTCGGCAGGGCAATGGAATCTAGATCGTTCCGGCACTGCGATAACTCCATTGGAATCTCCCCACAACGACATTCATCTAGCGGTTGGTGGGTTTGACGTGCCGGGACAGGGTGAGGCTGGAAAGTTCGCTGGTGCAAATGGCGACATGGGCGAAAACAATACCGCTGCTATGGATCCGATTTTCTTCTTTCACCATTGCAATGTCGATCGCATGTTCTGGCTGTGGCAGAAGCAAAACGGTTTTACCGATAGTTTTGAGATTATTTCTGGCTATGCTGGCACCAGTTCCAGCGATTCCCAAGGCCCCACTCCAGGCATTGCCCCCGGCACACCACTCGATTTAGATACGCCGCTCAACCCGTTTCTCAAAGACGAGTTTGGTACCATCTTTACTTCTAGAGACTGCATCAATATCGAGAAGCAACTGGGCTACACCTACGCGCCGGGCTCGCTTGAGGTAGCTCCTGAGCTAAAGGCAGTGGAAAGTGGTTTCAGCACCAAGAAATTGACAGTAAGGGGAATCGACCGGGCTTTATTCCAAGGGTCTTTTGTCCTGAGAGCCTATGCTACCGTTCAGAACGAGAAGGGCGAATCCACCGAGTACTATCTCGGACACCACTCCGTGCTCAGTCGCCGGAATGTAATTAGATGCGCCAATTGCCTAACTCATCTGGAGGTAATTGCCCATTTCCCGCTCGGCAACATGCCAGCAGAGGCGGTGGAACGGGCTAAGTTTCGTTTAGAAATTCAGCATCGCGGTGCAGAACTTCCGGCGAAATTAAACTATACGCTGGAGGTTAACGATTGA
- a CDS encoding glycosyltransferase → MRKVAIFTETFLPKIDGIVTRLKYTVENLVQLGDEVMVFAPDGGIREYCGAEVYGVSGFPLPLYPELKLALPRPSIGYALEQFQPDIVHVVNPAVLGLAGLFYAKSMKLPLLASYHTHLPQYLQHYGLGFLESTMWELLKKAHNNAELNLCTSNAMVEELSSRGIERVDLWQRGVDTNRFHPRFQSTAMRSRLTQGHEDATLMLYVGRLSAEKEITQILPILEAVPNSRLALVGDGPYRQELERIFAGTPTNFVGYLQGEELASAFASSDVFLFPSRTETLGLVLLEAMAAGCPVVAARSGGIPDIVTDGINGYLFEPDDPDGLLHATQRLLENPVQFKQCARQEAEKWSWAAATVQLQQYYDAAIVACRDRKPVATAI, encoded by the coding sequence ATGCGTAAAGTTGCTATCTTCACAGAAACCTTTCTACCTAAAATTGACGGGATTGTTACTCGCCTGAAATACACAGTTGAAAACCTCGTCCAGTTAGGCGATGAGGTTATGGTCTTTGCCCCTGATGGTGGCATTCGCGAATACTGTGGCGCTGAGGTTTACGGCGTATCTGGATTTCCCTTACCGCTATATCCGGAGCTAAAACTAGCCTTGCCCCGTCCTTCTATTGGCTATGCCCTGGAGCAGTTTCAGCCGGATATCGTACACGTAGTTAACCCCGCCGTCCTGGGGTTAGCGGGCTTGTTTTATGCTAAGTCCATGAAGCTACCGCTTCTAGCCTCCTATCATACGCACCTGCCCCAATATTTGCAGCACTACGGTTTGGGCTTTCTGGAAAGCACGATGTGGGAGCTACTCAAAAAGGCGCATAACAATGCCGAACTGAACCTATGCACGTCAAACGCAATGGTAGAAGAACTAAGCTCTCGCGGCATCGAACGGGTGGATCTGTGGCAAAGAGGTGTCGATACAAATCGGTTCCATCCCCGCTTTCAAAGTACCGCGATGCGATCGCGCCTGACCCAAGGACATGAGGATGCCACTTTAATGCTTTATGTGGGTCGCCTCTCAGCGGAGAAGGAAATTACGCAGATTTTGCCGATTTTGGAGGCAGTGCCTAACAGTCGATTGGCTCTGGTGGGTGATGGCCCGTACCGCCAGGAACTGGAGCGGATTTTTGCGGGTACGCCCACTAATTTTGTGGGTTATCTCCAGGGCGAAGAACTGGCATCAGCGTTTGCCTCCAGCGACGTATTCCTTTTTCCATCGCGCACCGAGACTTTGGGGCTGGTGCTCTTAGAAGCAATGGCAGCCGGATGCCCTGTAGTAGCCGCACGTTCTGGCGGTATCCCCGATATCGTTACCGATGGCATCAACGGCTACTTGTTTGAGCCAGACGATCCTGACGGTCTCCTCCACGCTACGCAGCGTCTGTTAGAGAATCCCGTTCAATTTAAGCAATGCGCGCGGCAGGAAGCGGAAAAATGGAGTTGGGCGGCTGCGACTGTGCAACTGCAACAGTACTATGATGCAGCGATCGTTGCTTGTCGCGATCGTAAACCTGTAGCTACTGCAATCTAA